A region from the Malus domestica chromosome 07, GDT2T_hap1 genome encodes:
- the LOC103432822 gene encoding auxin-responsive protein SAUR76 — MAKDGKLTKLKSVLKKWNSFSKQNSRHSLNSVVSAADEDYSTDGIISGDLRPVYVGKSRRCYLVASDVVNHPLLKEMANRSDHNTINIACKVVLFEHLLWMLENVDPQPKSMDELVEFYAC; from the coding sequence ATGGCCAAAGATGGGAAGCTAACAAAGCTCAAGTCAGTGCTGAAGAAGTGGAACTCCTTTAGCAAGCAGAACAGCCGCCACAGCCTCAACTCTGTGGTCTCTGCCGCAGATGAAGATTACTCCACCGACGGAATAATTTCAGGAGATCTCCGCCCCGTCTATGTGGGCAAGTCTAGAAGATGTTACCTTGTGGCCTCCGACGTTGTAAACCACCCGCTTCTCAAGGAGATGGCCAACAGGTCAGACCACAACACGATCAACATCGCATGCAAGGTGGTGCTGTTTGAGCACTTGTTGTGGATGCTCGAGAATGTCGATCCACAGCCCAAGTCAATGGACGAGTTAGTCGAGTTCTATGCCTGCTGA
- the LOC103432823 gene encoding 3beta,22alpha-dihydroxysteroid 3-dehydrogenase, with protein MDFLFSFFLVFCLLSTLVFIFLRKSRCRRLRLPPGNLGLPFIGETLQLISAYKTENPEPFIDERVNRFGPLFTTHVFGEPTVFSTDPETNRFILQNEGKLFECSYPGSITNLMGKHSLLLMKGSLHKRMHSLTMSFANSSIIRDHLLDDIDRLIRLNMDSWADRIFLMEEAKKITFELAVKQLMSFDPNEWTESLRKEYVLLIEGFFSVPLPLVSTTYRRAITARTKVAEALSLIVRQRREESEAGKRKEDMLGALLGGDTAFSDEEIVDFLLALLVAGYETTSTIMTLAVKFLTETPLAHAQLKEEHEQIRAKKKSSEPLEWSDYKAMPFTQCVVNETLRVANIISGVFRRAMTDVHIKGYTIPKGWKAFASFRAVHLDQDHFKDARTFNPWRWQNKSGPTTSPSNVFTPFGGGPRFCPGSELARVEISVFLHHLVTRFSWVPAEEDKLVFFPTTRTQKRYPINVQRRNNVSYGQCKE; from the exons ATGGATttcctcttctcatttttcttggttttctgTCTCCTTTCAACcctagtttttatttttctcagaAAGTCTAGGTGCCGGAGGCTGAGGCTGCCTCCGGGGAACCTAGGGTTACCATTTATAGGGGAGACTCTGCAGCTTATCTCAGCCTACAAGACTGAGAACCCGGAACCGTTCATCGACGAGCGCGTGAACCGGTTCGGACCCTTGTTCACAACTCACGTGTTCGGAGAGCCGACCGTGTTCTCCACCGACCCGGAGACCAATCGTTTCATCTTGCAGAACGAAGGGAAGCTGTTCGAGTGCAGCTACCCGGGCTCCATAACCAACCTTATGGGGAAGCACTCTTTGCTGCTGATGAAGGGCAGCCTCCATAAACGGATGCATTCTCTGACCATGAGCTTTGCAAACTCTTCGATCATTAGGGACCACCTTTTGGACGACATAGACCGGTTGATCCGGCTCAACATGGATTCCTGGGCCGACCGGATCTTTCTCATGGAGGAGGCCAAAAAG ATAACTTTTGAACTAGCAGTGAAGCAACTCATGAGCTTTGATCCAAATGAATGGACCGAGAGTCTAAGAAAGGAGTACGTCCTACTAATCGAAGGCTTCTTCTCCGTTCCTTTGCCTCTAGTTTCCACCACCTACCGCCGGGCCATTACC GCTAGGACAAAGGTGGCGGAAGCGTTGAGCTTGATAGTGAGGCAGAGGAGGGAGGAGAGCGAAGCCGGGAAGAGAAAAGAGGACATGTTAGGCGCACTTTTGGGCGGAGACACCGCATTCTCAGATGAGGAGATTGTGGATTTCTTGCTTGCTTTGCTGGTGGCTGGCTACGAAACCACTTCAACAATCATGACACTTGCCGTCAAGTTCTTAACGGAGACACCTCTGGCCCATGCTCAACTCAAG GAAGAACATGAGCAAATTAGGGCGAAAAAGAAGTCGTCAGAGCCTCTAGAATGGAGTGATTATAAGGCAATGCCATTCACTCAATGT GTTGTCAACGAGACCTTGCGAGTTGCAAACATAATTAGCGGGGTATTTAGGCGGGCAATGACGGACGTTCACATTAAGG GATACACAATCCCCAAAGGATGGAAGGCATTTGCATCGTTTCGTGCCGTACATCTAGACCAAGATCATTTCAAGGACGCTCGAACTTTTAATCCATGGAGGTGGCAG AACAAATCTGGACCGACGACAAGCCCATCAAATGTGTTCACACCATTTGGAGGAGGGCCAAGGTTCTGCCCCGGCTCTGAGCTTGCTAGAGTAGAAATCTCCGTCTTCCTTCATCACTTGGTCACTCGTTTCAG TTGGGTTCCTGCCGAGGAAGATAAGCTGGTGTTTTTTCCGACGACGAGGACACAGAAGAGGTACCCGATCAATGTGCAGCGGAGGAACAATGTGTCATATGGGCAATGTAAAGAGTAA